The Leadbettera azotonutricia ZAS-9 genome has a window encoding:
- a CDS encoding LuxR C-terminal-related transcriptional regulator, with protein MRGVGNQPYLERPQIDKFLENAVKFPLVTVTAGTGYGKTQAIYSFIHKLNVNLFWFQLSERDNAGEQFWEDFIEAMEIQNKHTAEDLARMSFPSTMRQFGNYIRIPERDVHPNNKYIFVYDDFHLLKNRDVLRFIERSISTPFPNITSILISRTQIPINLMAFESKGLQAKITEEDLRFSIDEMLEYFHIQSIHLDPATAESIYKETEGWALAIHLAGLNLKHLPAGAGYIPQATRANVFKLIESQIISAISPRLRKFLIKVSLLERQPRTLLPLIGGDDKLLAEMEAIGSFIYYDSYTDNYHIHNLLLEYLNTLTDEISDEEKKGIWLIAASWCTANNRKLNAIYYYEKAGDYMGIINSMFSGIPFTIPESTGRIFLEIIDRAPRDIYDRVPETLVFRAWLLTCLQRFDEAKIEVETNIKKFESLPPSPSIEWALSGAYFIRGNIAKLEGALNGDFNFIKWYEKGSFHAERCHFALTPPLSVAPMGCYILRVYSHEKGIMEACIEAYSKMIPLLFKGLGGSYYGYDDLARGEFSFFKGDLLKAEEWILKALGKAHQKFQYEIENRAFFYLMRIYLNRGDYEKLSTLWDQVKAQLDKADYLNRHTDYDILMGWFLAQTGQLTQFASWLKNSFEESDLNTLVFGMEILVKAKYYFAAQEFPSAIAALESHANSGLHIFALGRIELKALEAACRFKLGEKEASFACLEEAWNLAKPNGFYMPFTELGRDMKAIAEAAQASMKTKIDNETLERMRLSGSAYSKRIAIVVKHYWSQTNKGPGIAVEFSRREHEVLIGIYQGLTAEEISIDCNFSINTIKSIIKRIYAKLGASNRAAAVRIALNLGILKPEK; from the coding sequence ATGAGAGGGGTGGGAAACCAGCCTTATCTTGAAAGGCCTCAAATTGACAAGTTTCTTGAAAACGCAGTTAAATTCCCTTTAGTAACTGTAACTGCGGGTACAGGCTATGGTAAAACCCAGGCGATTTATTCATTTATCCATAAACTCAATGTCAACCTTTTTTGGTTCCAGCTTTCCGAACGGGACAATGCGGGTGAACAATTTTGGGAAGATTTTATTGAGGCTATGGAGATACAGAACAAACATACAGCTGAAGATTTGGCCAGGATGAGCTTTCCTTCCACCATGAGGCAGTTTGGAAATTATATACGCATTCCGGAACGGGATGTGCACCCCAATAATAAATACATCTTTGTCTATGATGATTTTCACCTTCTTAAAAACAGGGATGTGCTGCGATTCATTGAAAGATCCATTAGTACCCCTTTCCCGAATATCACCTCTATACTAATATCGCGCACCCAAATACCCATTAACCTTATGGCATTTGAATCCAAGGGGCTTCAGGCAAAAATTACCGAGGAAGATCTCAGGTTCTCGATTGACGAGATGCTTGAATATTTCCATATTCAGAGTATACACCTTGATCCGGCAACTGCCGAATCCATTTATAAAGAAACTGAAGGCTGGGCATTAGCCATACATCTTGCAGGCCTCAACCTCAAGCACCTTCCTGCGGGCGCCGGTTATATACCTCAGGCGACCAGGGCAAATGTTTTTAAATTGATAGAGAGCCAGATCATTTCGGCTATATCGCCGAGGCTCAGAAAATTTCTCATCAAGGTGAGCCTTTTAGAACGGCAGCCCAGGACCCTGCTTCCCCTGATTGGCGGTGATGACAAACTCCTGGCGGAAATGGAAGCCATAGGCTCCTTTATATATTATGACTCTTACACAGATAACTACCACATCCATAACCTGCTTTTGGAATATCTCAACACTTTAACAGATGAAATCAGCGATGAAGAAAAAAAGGGGATATGGCTTATTGCGGCTTCATGGTGCACCGCCAATAACCGCAAACTCAATGCTATCTATTACTACGAAAAAGCCGGTGACTATATGGGAATTATCAATTCCATGTTTTCCGGAATTCCCTTCACAATCCCCGAATCCACAGGCAGAATATTCCTGGAAATAATTGATAGGGCGCCCCGGGATATTTATGACAGGGTTCCCGAGACCCTGGTTTTCCGTGCGTGGCTCCTCACCTGCCTTCAGAGGTTCGATGAAGCCAAAATTGAAGTTGAAACAAACATAAAAAAGTTTGAAAGCCTTCCTCCCAGCCCGTCAATTGAATGGGCGCTTTCGGGGGCTTATTTTATCCGGGGGAATATCGCCAAGCTGGAAGGCGCCCTTAATGGCGATTTTAATTTTATCAAATGGTATGAAAAAGGTTCCTTCCACGCGGAGCGCTGCCACTTTGCCCTGACGCCTCCCCTCTCGGTAGCGCCCATGGGCTGCTATATTCTCAGGGTTTACAGCCATGAAAAGGGAATCATGGAAGCCTGCATCGAAGCTTATTCAAAGATGATACCCCTTTTGTTCAAGGGCCTGGGCGGATCATATTATGGGTATGACGATCTTGCCCGTGGGGAGTTTTCTTTTTTCAAGGGGGATTTGCTCAAGGCTGAAGAGTGGATACTAAAAGCCCTGGGTAAGGCGCATCAAAAATTCCAATATGAAATCGAAAACCGCGCCTTCTTCTACCTTATGAGGATTTATCTTAACCGGGGGGATTATGAAAAACTCAGCACCCTCTGGGATCAGGTAAAGGCTCAGCTTGACAAAGCCGATTATCTTAACCGCCACACGGATTACGATATACTCATGGGCTGGTTCCTTGCGCAGACAGGCCAGCTTACCCAATTCGCTTCGTGGCTTAAAAACAGTTTTGAAGAAAGCGATCTCAATACCCTGGTCTTTGGGATGGAGATTTTGGTAAAAGCCAAATACTATTTTGCAGCCCAGGAATTCCCGTCCGCCATTGCAGCCCTCGAAAGCCATGCCAATTCCGGCCTCCATATCTTTGCCCTGGGCCGTATAGAATTAAAAGCCCTGGAAGCTGCCTGCCGTTTCAAGCTGGGCGAGAAAGAAGCTAGTTTTGCCTGCCTTGAGGAAGCCTGGAATCTGGCAAAGCCCAATGGTTTTTATATGCCCTTTACCGAGCTGGGGAGGGACATGAAGGCCATAGCCGAAGCTGCCCAGGCATCCATGAAAACAAAAATCGATAATGAAACCCTGGAAAGGATGCGGCTTTCAGGTTCCGCCTACAGCAAGCGCATCGCAATTGTGGTCAAGCACTACTGGTCCCAGACAAACAAGGGCCCTGGAATTGCAGTCGAATTCTCCAGGCGGGAACATGAAGTCCTGATCGGGATCTACCAGGGGCTTACGGCAGAAGAAATCTCTATTGACTGCAATTTCTCCATTAACACTATTAAGAGCATTATTAAGCGTATTTATGCAAAACTGGGAGCTTCCAACAGGGCCGCGGCAGTTCGCATCGCCCTCAACCTTGGAATCCTGAAGCCTGAAAAATAA
- a CDS encoding HD domain-containing phosphohydrolase produces MEKSRKTIMLVDDNPINLNAGKTMLKDKYDVYPLLSGEKLFAMLEKVTPDLILLDIEMPELSGYEVIKILKTNPKYEEIPVIFLTSWNDSGSELEGLSLGAIDYVAKPFSPPLLLKRIEIHLLMAAQKKELKDYNDNLQKKVEDKTRQVVKLQNSILITMTELVEFRDETTGGHIERTQGYVEIMLKKIFSDRIYWEDVSLWNFEFLIASVPLHDVGKIRISDTILNKPGKLMPEEFEIMKKHAIYGEEAIEAIMRTTSENDFLKHAKIFAGAHHEKWDGSGYPRGLKGLDIPLQGRLMAISDVYDALISERPYKKAMSHDEAIGIIREGKGQHFDPVLVDLLDDLAPLFRDNTEKTNLMLRQQQKA; encoded by the coding sequence ATGGAGAAGAGCAGAAAAACAATAATGCTGGTTGATGACAACCCAATCAACCTGAATGCGGGCAAAACCATGCTGAAGGATAAATACGATGTATATCCCCTGCTCTCCGGGGAAAAGCTCTTCGCTATGCTCGAAAAGGTTACCCCTGATCTCATACTCCTGGATATAGAAATGCCTGAATTGTCAGGCTATGAGGTGATAAAAATCCTCAAAACGAACCCGAAATATGAAGAAATCCCTGTGATTTTCCTCACTTCCTGGAACGACTCCGGGAGCGAGCTTGAAGGTTTAAGCCTGGGCGCCATAGACTATGTCGCCAAGCCCTTCTCCCCTCCCCTGCTCCTGAAGCGCATCGAGATCCACCTCCTCATGGCAGCTCAAAAGAAAGAGCTCAAGGATTACAACGACAACCTCCAGAAAAAAGTTGAGGATAAAACCCGCCAGGTGGTGAAGCTGCAAAATTCCATTCTCATAACCATGACGGAACTGGTCGAATTCCGGGACGAGACGACAGGGGGCCACATAGAACGCACCCAGGGTTATGTAGAAATCATGCTGAAAAAAATCTTTAGCGACAGAATTTATTGGGAGGATGTATCGCTCTGGAATTTTGAATTCCTCATCGCCTCTGTCCCCCTTCACGATGTAGGAAAAATCCGCATCAGCGATACCATACTCAACAAGCCCGGCAAGCTTATGCCTGAAGAATTCGAAATCATGAAAAAGCATGCCATCTATGGAGAAGAGGCAATAGAAGCAATCATGCGCACCACGAGTGAAAATGATTTTCTGAAGCACGCGAAAATTTTTGCAGGCGCCCACCATGAAAAATGGGACGGTTCAGGCTATCCGAGAGGGCTCAAGGGTCTGGATATTCCCCTCCAGGGAAGGCTCATGGCTATTTCCGATGTGTATGACGCCCTCATTTCCGAACGGCCCTATAAAAAAGCAATGAGCCATGACGAGGCTATAGGCATTATACGGGAAGGAAAGGGACAGCATTTCGATCCGGTCCTGGTGGATCTTCTGGACGATCTTGCGCCCCTTTTCAGGGACAATACTGAAAAAACAAACCTTATGCTTAGGCAACAACAGAAGGCGTAG